In one Nicotiana sylvestris chromosome 8, ASM39365v2, whole genome shotgun sequence genomic region, the following are encoded:
- the LOC104234224 gene encoding uncharacterized protein At1g76660, with the protein MRRVNGEQRGVDRTLETINAAATAIASVENRVPQAYVQKRRWGGCWSMYWCFGSQKQTKRIGHAVFVPETTAPGADRPAADNSTQAPSIVLPFIAPPSSPASFLPSEPPSATHSPVGSKCLSSMSTYSPSGPASIFAIGPYAHEPQLVSPPVFSTFTTEPSTAPFTPPPESVHLTTPSSPEVPFAKLLDPNHQNVDAGNRFPFAQYEFQSYQLQPGSPVSNLISPGSAISVSGTSSPFLDSESNPGRPQFLNLEKIAPHEWGSRQGSGTLTPDAVYPKYHDSFLLNHQNSGVPRLLKPLNGWKNDLTVVDHRVSFEITAEDVVRCVEKKPTMLMKTGSMSLQDVERNTKQEANLAEMSNGQECDGNEPSSETREGSSADGEDGQRHQKQRSITLGSSKEFNFDNVDGGYPDKATIGSDWWANEKVLGKQGGSSNNWIFPMMQPGVS; encoded by the exons ATGAGACGAGTGAACGGAGAGCAAAGAGGAGTGGATAGGACTCTGGAGACTATAAACGCTGCTGCTACTGCGATCGCTTCGGTTGAAAATCGTGTTCCTCAAGCTTACGTTCAG AAACGAAGATGGGGAGGCTGCTGGAGCATGTATTGGTGTTTTGGGTCTCAGAAACAGACAAAGCGAATCGGACATGCAGTTTTTGTTCCTGAAACAACAGCCCCTGGGGCAGATAGACCTGCTGCTGATAATTCAACTCAAGCTCCTTCTATAGTGCTTCCCTTCATTGCCCCTCCCTCATCTCCTGCTTCTTTCTTGCCATCAGAACCTCCTTCCGCAACCCACTCACCAGTTGGCTCGAAATGCCTTTCCTCTATGTCTACATATTCTCCCAGTGGACCTGCCTCGATTTTTGCTATTGGGCCATATGCTCATGAACCTCAACTGGTATCTCCACCTGTATTCTCTACATTCACCACTGAACCATCAACTGCTCCGTTTACCCCTCCACCTGAGTCAGTCCACTTGACTACACCCTCATCGCCTGAGGTACCATTTGCTAAGCTTCTTGACCCCAATCACCAAAATGTTGATGCTGGTAATAGATTTCCTTTTGCTCAGTATGAATTTCAATCATATCAACTTCAACCAGGGAGTCCAGTCAGCAATTTGATATCGCCTGGGTCAGCCATTTCTGTATCTGGAACCTCATCTCCGTTTCTTGACAGTGAGTCTAATCCTGGACGCCCTCAGTTCCTGAACCTGGAGAAGATAGCCCCTCACGAATGGGGATCACGGCAAGGATCTGGGACTTTGACCCCTGATGCAGTATACCCCAAGTATCATGACAGTTTCCTTCTCAATCATCAGAACTCTGGTGTTCCTCGTCTTTTGAAGCCGCTTAATGGGTGGAAAAATGATCTAACAGTGGTCGACCATAGAGTTTCTTTCGAGATAACTGCAGAAGACGTAGTGAGGTGTGTGGAAAAGAAGCCAACGATGTTAATGAAAACTGGATCGATGTCTCTCCAGGATGTAGAGCGTAACACTAAACAAGAGGCAAACCTGGCTGAGATGTCAAATGGACAGGAGTGCGACGGGAATGAGCCTTCCAGTGAAACACGTGAGGGATCTTCTGCTGATGGAGAAGATGGACAGAGGCACCAGAAGCAAAGATCGATCACTCTTGGATCCTCAAAGGAATTTAACTTTGACAATGTGGATGGAGGATATCCTGATAAAGCTACTATTGGCTCTGATTGGTGGGCCAACGAGAAGGTTCTCGGGAAGCAGGGTGGGTCAAGCAATAACTGGATCTTCCCTATGATGCAGCCCGGCGTCAGCTAA